The Arachis hypogaea cultivar Tifrunner chromosome 16, arahy.Tifrunner.gnm2.J5K5, whole genome shotgun sequence genome contains a region encoding:
- the LOC112754840 gene encoding uncharacterized protein: MEIAVSPQTQKQNLPTGGRKTSAAGSQKDLWFVVREGSVNELETVLTLLKKSGGNINVRNSFGLTPLHLAIWRNHIPIVRRLLAAGADPDARDGESGWGSLHRALHFGHLAVASVLLQHGASITLEDSRSRVPVDLLSGPVLQVSGNDRKSVATEVFSWGSGANYQLGTGNAHIQKLPCKVDSLNGSFIKLISAAKFHSVALTARGEVYTWGFGRGGRLGHPDFDIHSGQAAVITPRQVTTGLGSRRVMAIAAAKHHTVIATEGGEVFTWGSNREGQLGYTSVDTQPTPRRVSALRSKIVAVAAANKHTAVVSDLGEVFTWGSNREGQLGYGTSNSASNYTPHVVESLKGKTLTKVSAAKYHTVVLGSDGEVYTWGYRLVTPKRVVISRNLKKCGSTPLKFHRMERLQVVSIAAGMVHSMALTDDGALFYWVSSDPNLRSQQLYSMCGRNMVSISAGKYWTAAVTGTGDVYLWDGKKSKDKPLVATRLHGVKKATSVSVGETHLLIVATLYHPEYPLTGVEDSQKPKLNNRDDMDELNEDILFDDMESNNMVSSVQNDTFGQKSVPSLKSLCEKVAAECLVEPRNAIQLLEIADSLGADELRKYCEEIVMRNLDFIFTVSSHAVASTAPDILANLERLLDQRSSEPWTHRRLPTPTATFPAIINSEEDDSEIEFQRTRDKPMKMNVLKLEKDERGDSFLQPKDDPNLETSKVIRAIRKKLQQIEMLEAKQSSGHFLDDQQILKIQSKSSLESSLAELGISVETLQNKESSSPSPSPEGKGSKKGKVSKKQRRKSNKSSVIQAEVESLYSASEVITESVKDLLEADIMVAPKSKVGEVAEETTTDQGATAKDLDLIVQKKDGIELLQGKGQTPKVSKKKNKKGGLSMFLSGALDDVPEEVNPPPTPMPRNEGPAWGGAKFTKGSASLRDIQDEQSKIKGNQLSMTKSKVEDLSDFGSSGKVKLSSFLPSSPIPVVPAAPTRGSHVSDADISTPPWVASGTPPQLRPSFRDIQMQQGKKHQSVSHSPKTSTAGFTIATGQGSPSESTLVSRWFKPEVDTPSSIRSIQIEEKAMKDLKRFYSSVKIVRKQS; this comes from the exons ATGGAAATAGCTGTTTCTCCACAAACACAGAAGCAGAATTTGCCAACAGGTGGTCGCAAAACTTCAGCTGCCGGATCCCAGAAAGATCTCTGGTTTGTTGTGCGAGAAGGATCGGTAAATGAATTAGAGACGGTCTTGACATTATTGAAGAAGAGTGGGGGTAATATCAATGTGAGGAACTCCTTTGGGCTGACTCCTCTTCATCTTGCAATTTGGAGAAATCACATTCCCATTGTCAGGAGGCTTCTTGCAGCTGGTGCAGATCCTGATGCTCGA GATGGCGAATCAGGATGGGGTAGCCTTCATAGGGCTCTACATTTTGGTCATCTTGCTGTGGCAAGTGTCCTTCTACAGCATGGTGCTTCTATTACATTGGAGGATTCAAGATCTCGAGTACCTGTAGATCTTCTATCTGGTCCTGTGTTACAGGTTTCTGGAAATGATCGCAAGTCAG TGGCTACTGAGGTCTTTAGTTGGGGAAGCGGTGCAAATTATCAGCTTGGAACTGGAAATGCCCACATTCAAAAGTTACCTTGCAAAGTTGATTCACTTAATGGTTCATTCATAAAGCTGATCTCTGCAGCAAAGTTCCACAGTGTGGCACTTACTGCGCGTGGAGAAGTTTATACTTGGGGATTTGGAAGGGGGGGCCGTCTAGGGCACCCTGATTTTGACATACACAG TGGTCAAGCTGCTGTCATCACTCCCCGCCAGGTGACTACTGGTCTGGGTTCCCGCAGAGTGATGGCAATCGCTGCAGCTAAGCATCATACTGTTATTGCTACTGAGGGTGGGGAAGTGTTCACTTGGGGATCCAATAGAG AGGGACAGCTGGGATACACTTCTGTTGATACACAACCAACACCTCGGAGAGTGAGTGCTCTAAGGTCAAAAATTGTTGCTGTTGCTGCAGCAAACAAGCACACAGCTGTAGTTTCTGATTTAGGTGAAGTTTTTACCTGGGGTTCAAATAGAGAGGGCCAGCTTGGGTATGGAACCTCAAACTCAGCATCTAATTACACCCCACATGTGGTTGAATCCTTGAAGGGAAAGACTTTAACCAAGGTTTCTGCTGCAAAATATCACACAGTTGTATTAGGATCTGACGGAGAG gTGTACACTTGGGGTTATCGACTAGTTACTCCAAAACGTGTAGTGATTTCTAGGAACTTGAAAAAGTGTGGGAGCACTCCTTTAAAGTTTCATCGAATGGAACGACTTCAGGTAGTTTCTATAGCTGCGGGAATGGTACACAGCATGGCACTCACAGATGACGGTGCATTATTTTATTGGGTCTCATCTGATCCCAATCTCAGATCCCAACAG CTATATTCTATGTGCGGAAGAAATATGGTGAGCATATCTGCTGGAAAGTACTGGACTGCTGCAGTTACGGGTACTGGTGATGTTTACCTGTGGGATGGGAAGAAAAGTAAGGATAAACCACTTGTTGCAACTCGGTTGCATGGTGTAAAGAAGGCTACTTCGGTTTCTGTTGGTGAAACACATTTACTAATAGTGGCTACGCTGTACCATCCTGAATATCCTCTCACTGGTGTTGAGGACTCGCAAAAACCCAAGTTAAATAATAGGGATGATATGGATGAGTTAAATGAAGACATTTTATTTGATGACATGGAATCAAATAATATGGTATCCAGTGTACAAAATGATACTTTTGGGCAGAAATCTGTACCTAGCTTAAAAAGCCTTTGTGAAAAAGTAGCAGCAGAATGTTTAGTGGAGCCACGAAATGCCATACAACTGCTGGAGATTGCCGATTCTCTTGGGGCAGATGAATTGAGAAAGTATTGTGAG GAGATTGTGATGCGCAACCTTGATTTTATATTCACAGTTTCATCGCATGCTGTGGCAAGCACAGCACCAGATATTCTGGCTAACCTTGAGAGGTTGTTGGACCAGAGATCTTCTGAGCCTTGGACACACCGTCGCCTCCCAACTCCTACTGCAACCTTCCCTGCCATCATCAACAGTGAAGAGGATGATAGTGAGATAGAGTTTCAAAGGACTCGCGATAAACCCATGAAAATGAATGTGTTGAAATTGGAGAAAGATGAAAGAGGAGATTCCTTTCTACAGCCCAAGGATGACCCCAATCTAGAAACCTCCAAGGTAATTCGGGCAATAAGAAAGAAGCTGCAGCAGATTGAGATGCTTGAAGCTAAGCAATCTAGTGGACATTTCCTCGATGACCAGCAGATCTTAAAGATCCAATCCAAGTCTTCCCTCGAGAGCTCGCTTGCAGAACTAGGTATTTCTGTTGAGACTTTGCAAAATAAGGAATCATCTTCTCCGTCACCATCGCCAGAAGGCAAAGGTAGTAAAAAGGGTAAAGTATCCAAAAAACAGAGGAGAAAGAGCAATAAATCAAGTGTTATCCAAGCAGAGGTAGAATCTTTGTATTCTGCAAGTGAAGTGATTACTGAATCTGTGAAGGATTTGTTGGAAGCTGACATCATGGTGGCTCCTAAGTCTAAG GTGGGAGAGGTTGCTGAAGAAACCACAACCGACCAAGGTGCAACTGCAAAAGATCTAGACCTGATAGTGCAGAAGAAAGATGGTATAGAGTTGCTGCAAGGCAAGGGACAAACACCAAAAGTTtctaagaagaagaataagaagggtGGGCTATCAATGTTTTTGAGTGGAGCCCTTGATGATGTTCCAGAGGAGGTGAACCCTCCTCCTACACCAATGCCAAGGAACGAGGGTCCTGCATGGGGTGGGGCAAAGTTTACGAAGGGTTCTGCTTCACTTCGTGATATCCAGGATGAACAGAGCAAAATAAAGGGAAACCAGCTATCTATGACTAAATCTAAGGTTGAAGATCTTTCTGATTTTGGCAGTAGCGGAAAAGTGAAGTTGAGTTCATTTCTTCCTTCTAGTCCAATACCTGTTGTCCCTGCTGCCCCAACGCGTGGTTCACATGTATCTGATGCCGACATAAGTACACCTCCGTGGGTTGCTTCAGGAACCCCTCCTCAACTTCGGCCATCATTCAGGGACATCCAAATGCAACAG GGAAAGAAACACCAAAGCGTTTCCCACAGTCCTAAGACTAGCACAGCTGGATTCACCATTGCAACAGGTCAAGGCTCACCATCCGAGTCGACCTTGGTGAGCCGCTGGTTCAAGCCTGAAGTGGACACACCATCCTCAATTCgttccattcagattgaagaaaaGGCCATGAAGGATCTCAAGCGCTTCTACAGTAGTGTGAAGATAGTAAGGAAGCAATCTTAA